Proteins encoded by one window of Channa argus isolate prfri chromosome 1, Channa argus male v1.0, whole genome shotgun sequence:
- the setdb1a gene encoding histone-lysine N-methyltransferase SETDB1-A, protein MAESGTSTNGALCKRIKLENGCDGLTKEAVVVLTRLPECKISALRPPTPQQFYSEEESPSSSDSDMQWEPEGDSSDSDFSLSNAARPPAPPTNTDKTPNNENTPVIISSAFGHCSNETRNVRPDLPEEEVKVDMMVLARKRPMRWQRGKVMEIITKEDGRLKYKVSFEEKGKSLVSGHHIAFDHTPKLEQLYVGARVVVRCQDNKFKFFPGILAELPSRKNRLRFLVFIDDHTPVYVGLPLLHLVCRPLDNVLEDLPDGPHVCFMKQYLKDWPYPHLTQYKVSQTFNAELNGVQQRCEVQGVDCSLIEVVFQNTQKKEWIHRGSLRLEHMTRFLKMKEGKENEDRD, encoded by the exons ATGGCTGAATCTGGTACTTCAACAAATGGAGCTCTCTGCAAGAGGATAAAGTTGGAGAATGGCTGTGACGGTTTAACAAAAGAAGCAGTGGTGGTTTTGACCAGACTTCCTGAATGTAAGATCAGTGCTCTGCGACCACCAACGCCTCAGCAGTTCTACAGTGAAGAAGAATCACCCAGTAGCTCAGATTCTGATATGCAGTGGGAGCCAGAAGGGGATTCAAGTGATTCAGATTTTTCACTGTCAAATGCAGCGAGACCACCTGCACCACCAACAAACACTGACAAGACCCCCAACAATG AAAACACCCCTGTAATAATATCGTCAGCTTTTGGCCATTGCTCTAATGAAACCAGAAATGTACGTCCTGACTTACCAGAGGAAGAGGTCAAAGTGGACATGATGGTGCTGGCCAGGAAGAGGCCCATGAGATGGCAACGGGGAAAAGTAATGGAGATTATTACAAAGg AAGATGGACGCCTGAAATACAAAGTTAGTTTTGAAGAAAAGGGCAAGAGCCTAGTTTCAGGACACCACATTGCCTTTGACCACACACCGAAGCTTGAGCAGCTGTATGTTGGTGCTCGTGTGGTGGTCCGCTGTCAAGATAACAAGTTTAAATTCTTTCCAGGGATCTTGGCAGAGCTCCCCAGCAGAAAGAACCGCTTAAG gtTCCTGGTCTTTATTGATGATCATACACCAGTATATGTCGGTTTACCTTTGCTTCACCTGGTGTGCAGACCAT TGGACAATGTTTTGGAGGACCTTCCAGATGGCCCTCACGTCTGTTTCATGAAGCAGTACCTGAAGGACTGGCCATACCCACATTTAACTCAGTACAAAGTTTCACAGACCTTTAATGCAGAACTAAATGGAGTCCAGCAAAGGTGTGAGGTGCAGGGGGTTGACTGCAGTTTGATAGAGGTGGTTTTTCAG aatacacaaaaaaaggaatGGATCCACAGAGGCTCGCTACGATTGGAACACATGACAAGGTTTTTAAAGATGAAGGAGGGGAAAGAGAATGAGGACAGAGACTGA
- the LOC137123595 gene encoding histone-lysine N-methyltransferase SETDB1-B-like isoform X5 codes for MDWEEVEMSKEELQKWIRDEVQKSKLISPDVLKKCKLLQSILQRREKQAEHLLKLCNSVAACEAVVQKLYSMLGWDFFDTDSDDDDNDDISDYALCQFSGETNKKPPPPVPQREISVNMHVLARKGAMKWQRGEVVEILTKDDGRVKYKVNFEERGRILVSGHHIAFDCMPKVDQLFVGSRVVVKCPADQPKFCPGILSELPNRKNRMRFLIFTDDHTPVYVGLPSLYLVCRPLTDPLDDILDDTHKSFMKDYLNKWPSPPQIQYKAGQIINVEFNGVQEKCEVEVVDSSLIKVVFQKDQHKEWIYRGSIRLEHVKKLSKNLEAKHKGSN; via the exons ATGGActgggaggaggtggagatgaGCAAAGAGGAGCTCCAAAAATGGATCAGAGATGAGGTACAGAAGAGTAAACTGATCTCCCCAGATGTGTTGAAGAAATGCAAACTGCTGCAGTCTATTCTGCAAAGGAGGGAAAAGCAGGCTGAACACCTCCTGAAGCTTTGCAA CTCTGTGGCAGCCTGTGAAGCAGTTGTACAGAAACTTTACTCTATGCTAGGCTGGGATTTCTTTGACACAGactctgatgatgatgataatgatgatatcAGTGACTATG CTCTTTGTCAGTTCTCTGGTGAAACCAACAAGAAACCACCTCCTCCTGTGCCTCAAAGAGAGATTTCTGTGAACATGCATGTCCTGGCCAGGAAAGGGGCCATGAAATGGCAACGGGGAGAAGTCGTGGAAATACTAACAAAGG atgATGGCAGGGTGAAATACAAAGTTAATTTTGAGGAGAGGGGACGGATCCTAGTGTCTGGTCATCACATCGCTTTTGATTGCATGCCAAAGGTGGACCAGCTTTTTGTTGGTTCTCGTGTGGTGGTCAAGTGTCCAGCTGACCAGCCCAAGTTCTGTCCTGGTATCTTAAGCGAGCTCCCCAACAGGAAAAACCgaatgag GTTCCTGATCTTCACTGATGATCACACGCCAGTCTATGTCGGCTTACCTTCTCTGTACCTGGTGTGCAGACCAT TGACGGACCCTTTGGATGATATTTTAGATGACACCCACAAGTCTTTCATGAAGGACTACTTGAATAAGTGGCCTTCCCCACCTCAGATCCAGTACAAGGCTGGACAGATAATTAATGTAGAATTTAATGGAGTCCAGGAGAAGTGTGAGGTGGAGGTAGTTGACTCCAGCCTAATAAAGGTCGTTTTTCAG AAAGATCAACATAAGGAATGGATCTACCGAGGCTCCATACGCTTGGAACACGTGAAGAAATTGAGTAAGAATTTGGAGGCAAAACACAAGGGAAGCAACTAG
- the LOC137123595 gene encoding histone-lysine N-methyltransferase SETDB1-B-like isoform X1, which yields MDWEEVEMSKEELQKWIRDEVQKSKLISPDVLKKCKLLQSILQRREKQAEHLLKLCNSVAACEAVVQKLYSMLGWDFFDTDSDDDDNDDISDYGHSLPPPCDSVHFETQVCCSPATIGPTPPLQKLQDRDNPNSTSGKNCTSSQMRKPVVALTRLPECKIRALLSSAPQNQCSKQDNLSSLDSDMEWELVDESSDLEFPVTSTTTGSNKKRKIDEKSKKHAKSAVEPQASTNTNSSMVKTPTPQARTDSSAKSNGAKTVTPQANRNTNAKSCATKASTPPKSTTEQNPMCIQTALCQFSGETNKKPPPPVPQREISVNMHVLARKGAMKWQRGEVVEILTKDDGRVKYKVNFEERGRILVSGHHIAFDCMPKVDQLFVGSRVVVKCPADQPKFCPGILSELPNRKNRMRFLIFTDDHTPVYVGLPSLYLVCRPLTDPLDDILDDTHKSFMKDYLNKWPSPPQIQYKAGQIINVEFNGVQEKCEVEVVDSSLIKVVFQKDQHKEWIYRGSIRLEHVKKLSKNLEAKHKGSN from the exons ATGGActgggaggaggtggagatgaGCAAAGAGGAGCTCCAAAAATGGATCAGAGATGAGGTACAGAAGAGTAAACTGATCTCCCCAGATGTGTTGAAGAAATGCAAACTGCTGCAGTCTATTCTGCAAAGGAGGGAAAAGCAGGCTGAACACCTCCTGAAGCTTTGCAA CTCTGTGGCAGCCTGTGAAGCAGTTGTACAGAAACTTTACTCTATGCTAGGCTGGGATTTCTTTGACACAGactctgatgatgatgataatgatgatatcAGTGACTATG GACATTCACTTCCACCCCCATGTGACTCTGTTCATTTTGAGACTCAAGTCTGCTGCTCTCCAGCTACTATTGGACCTACTCCTCCGTTACAAAAGCTGCAGGACAGAGATAATCCAAATAGCACCAgtggcaaaaactgtacttCCAGTCAAATGAGAAAACCCGTTGTGGCCTTGACCAGACTGCCTGAATGTAAAATCAGGGCTTTACTTTCATCAGCGCCTCAGAATCAGTGCAGTAAACAGGACAACTTAAGCAGTTTGGATTCTGACATGGAGTGGGAACTAGTAGATGAGTCAAGTGATTTAGAATTTCCTGTCACAAGTACTACaactgggtcaaataagaagagaaaaatagatgaaaagagtaaaaaacatgcaaagagTGCTGTGGAACCCCAAGCAAGCACAAATACTAACAGCAGCATGGTAAAAACACCAACACCTCAAGCTCGTACAGATAGCAGTGCTAAAAGCAACGGAGCAAAAACAGTTACACCTCAAGCCAACAGAAATACCAATGCTAAGAGCTGTGCAACGAAAGCATCAACACCGCCAAAAAGCACCACTG AACAAAACCCTATGTGTATACAAACAGCTCTTTGTCAGTTCTCTGGTGAAACCAACAAGAAACCACCTCCTCCTGTGCCTCAAAGAGAGATTTCTGTGAACATGCATGTCCTGGCCAGGAAAGGGGCCATGAAATGGCAACGGGGAGAAGTCGTGGAAATACTAACAAAGG atgATGGCAGGGTGAAATACAAAGTTAATTTTGAGGAGAGGGGACGGATCCTAGTGTCTGGTCATCACATCGCTTTTGATTGCATGCCAAAGGTGGACCAGCTTTTTGTTGGTTCTCGTGTGGTGGTCAAGTGTCCAGCTGACCAGCCCAAGTTCTGTCCTGGTATCTTAAGCGAGCTCCCCAACAGGAAAAACCgaatgag GTTCCTGATCTTCACTGATGATCACACGCCAGTCTATGTCGGCTTACCTTCTCTGTACCTGGTGTGCAGACCAT TGACGGACCCTTTGGATGATATTTTAGATGACACCCACAAGTCTTTCATGAAGGACTACTTGAATAAGTGGCCTTCCCCACCTCAGATCCAGTACAAGGCTGGACAGATAATTAATGTAGAATTTAATGGAGTCCAGGAGAAGTGTGAGGTGGAGGTAGTTGACTCCAGCCTAATAAAGGTCGTTTTTCAG AAAGATCAACATAAGGAATGGATCTACCGAGGCTCCATACGCTTGGAACACGTGAAGAAATTGAGTAAGAATTTGGAGGCAAAACACAAGGGAAGCAACTAG
- the LOC137123595 gene encoding histone-lysine N-methyltransferase SETDB1-B-like isoform X3, which translates to MDWEEVEMSKEELQKWIRDEVQKSKLISPDVLKKCKLLQSILQRREKQAEHLLKLCNSVAACEAVVQKLYSMLGWDFFDTDSDDDDNDDISDYGHSLPPPCDSVHFETQVCCSPATIGPTPPLQKLQDRDNPNSTSGKNCTSSQMRKPVVALTRLPECKIRALLSSAPQNQCSKQDNLSSLDSDMEWELVDESSDLEFPVTSTTTGSNKKRKIDEKSKKHAKSAVEPQASTNTNSSMVKTPTPQARTDSSAKSNGAKTVTPQANRNTNAKSCATKASTPPKSTTEQNPMCIQTALCQFSGETNKKPPPPVPQREISVNMHVLARKGAMKWQRGEVVEILTKDDGRVKYKVNFEERGRILVSGHHIAFDCMPKVDQLFVGSRVVVKCPADQPKFCPGILSELPNRKNRMRFLIFTDDHTPVYVGLPSLYLVCRPLTDPLDDILDDTHKSFMKDYLNKWPSPPQIQYKAGQIINVEFNGVQEKCEVEVVDSSLIKVVFQINIRNGSTEAPYAWNT; encoded by the exons ATGGActgggaggaggtggagatgaGCAAAGAGGAGCTCCAAAAATGGATCAGAGATGAGGTACAGAAGAGTAAACTGATCTCCCCAGATGTGTTGAAGAAATGCAAACTGCTGCAGTCTATTCTGCAAAGGAGGGAAAAGCAGGCTGAACACCTCCTGAAGCTTTGCAA CTCTGTGGCAGCCTGTGAAGCAGTTGTACAGAAACTTTACTCTATGCTAGGCTGGGATTTCTTTGACACAGactctgatgatgatgataatgatgatatcAGTGACTATG GACATTCACTTCCACCCCCATGTGACTCTGTTCATTTTGAGACTCAAGTCTGCTGCTCTCCAGCTACTATTGGACCTACTCCTCCGTTACAAAAGCTGCAGGACAGAGATAATCCAAATAGCACCAgtggcaaaaactgtacttCCAGTCAAATGAGAAAACCCGTTGTGGCCTTGACCAGACTGCCTGAATGTAAAATCAGGGCTTTACTTTCATCAGCGCCTCAGAATCAGTGCAGTAAACAGGACAACTTAAGCAGTTTGGATTCTGACATGGAGTGGGAACTAGTAGATGAGTCAAGTGATTTAGAATTTCCTGTCACAAGTACTACaactgggtcaaataagaagagaaaaatagatgaaaagagtaaaaaacatgcaaagagTGCTGTGGAACCCCAAGCAAGCACAAATACTAACAGCAGCATGGTAAAAACACCAACACCTCAAGCTCGTACAGATAGCAGTGCTAAAAGCAACGGAGCAAAAACAGTTACACCTCAAGCCAACAGAAATACCAATGCTAAGAGCTGTGCAACGAAAGCATCAACACCGCCAAAAAGCACCACTG AACAAAACCCTATGTGTATACAAACAGCTCTTTGTCAGTTCTCTGGTGAAACCAACAAGAAACCACCTCCTCCTGTGCCTCAAAGAGAGATTTCTGTGAACATGCATGTCCTGGCCAGGAAAGGGGCCATGAAATGGCAACGGGGAGAAGTCGTGGAAATACTAACAAAGG atgATGGCAGGGTGAAATACAAAGTTAATTTTGAGGAGAGGGGACGGATCCTAGTGTCTGGTCATCACATCGCTTTTGATTGCATGCCAAAGGTGGACCAGCTTTTTGTTGGTTCTCGTGTGGTGGTCAAGTGTCCAGCTGACCAGCCCAAGTTCTGTCCTGGTATCTTAAGCGAGCTCCCCAACAGGAAAAACCgaatgag GTTCCTGATCTTCACTGATGATCACACGCCAGTCTATGTCGGCTTACCTTCTCTGTACCTGGTGTGCAGACCAT TGACGGACCCTTTGGATGATATTTTAGATGACACCCACAAGTCTTTCATGAAGGACTACTTGAATAAGTGGCCTTCCCCACCTCAGATCCAGTACAAGGCTGGACAGATAATTAATGTAGAATTTAATGGAGTCCAGGAGAAGTGTGAGGTGGAGGTAGTTGACTCCAGCCTAATAAAGGTCGTTTTTCAG ATCAACATAAGGAATGGATCTACCGAGGCTCCATACGCTTGGAACACGTGA
- the LOC137123595 gene encoding histone-lysine N-methyltransferase SETDB1-B-like isoform X2, with amino-acid sequence MDWEEVEMSKEELQKWIRDEVQKSKLISPDVLKKCKLLQSILQRREKQAEHLLKLCNSVAACEAVVQKLYSMLGWDFFDTDSDDDDNDDISDYGHSLPPPCDSVHFETQVCCSPATIGPTPPLQKLQDRDNPNSTSGKNCTSSQMRKPVVALTRLPECKIRALLSSAPQNQCSKQDNLSSLDSDMEWELVDESSDLEFPVTSTTTGSNKKRKIDEKSKKHAKSAVEPQASTNTNSSMVKTPTPQARTDSSAKSNGAKTVTPQANRNTNAKSCATKASTPPKSTTALCQFSGETNKKPPPPVPQREISVNMHVLARKGAMKWQRGEVVEILTKDDGRVKYKVNFEERGRILVSGHHIAFDCMPKVDQLFVGSRVVVKCPADQPKFCPGILSELPNRKNRMRFLIFTDDHTPVYVGLPSLYLVCRPLTDPLDDILDDTHKSFMKDYLNKWPSPPQIQYKAGQIINVEFNGVQEKCEVEVVDSSLIKVVFQKDQHKEWIYRGSIRLEHVKKLSKNLEAKHKGSN; translated from the exons ATGGActgggaggaggtggagatgaGCAAAGAGGAGCTCCAAAAATGGATCAGAGATGAGGTACAGAAGAGTAAACTGATCTCCCCAGATGTGTTGAAGAAATGCAAACTGCTGCAGTCTATTCTGCAAAGGAGGGAAAAGCAGGCTGAACACCTCCTGAAGCTTTGCAA CTCTGTGGCAGCCTGTGAAGCAGTTGTACAGAAACTTTACTCTATGCTAGGCTGGGATTTCTTTGACACAGactctgatgatgatgataatgatgatatcAGTGACTATG GACATTCACTTCCACCCCCATGTGACTCTGTTCATTTTGAGACTCAAGTCTGCTGCTCTCCAGCTACTATTGGACCTACTCCTCCGTTACAAAAGCTGCAGGACAGAGATAATCCAAATAGCACCAgtggcaaaaactgtacttCCAGTCAAATGAGAAAACCCGTTGTGGCCTTGACCAGACTGCCTGAATGTAAAATCAGGGCTTTACTTTCATCAGCGCCTCAGAATCAGTGCAGTAAACAGGACAACTTAAGCAGTTTGGATTCTGACATGGAGTGGGAACTAGTAGATGAGTCAAGTGATTTAGAATTTCCTGTCACAAGTACTACaactgggtcaaataagaagagaaaaatagatgaaaagagtaaaaaacatgcaaagagTGCTGTGGAACCCCAAGCAAGCACAAATACTAACAGCAGCATGGTAAAAACACCAACACCTCAAGCTCGTACAGATAGCAGTGCTAAAAGCAACGGAGCAAAAACAGTTACACCTCAAGCCAACAGAAATACCAATGCTAAGAGCTGTGCAACGAAAGCATCAACACCGCCAAAAAGCACCACTG CTCTTTGTCAGTTCTCTGGTGAAACCAACAAGAAACCACCTCCTCCTGTGCCTCAAAGAGAGATTTCTGTGAACATGCATGTCCTGGCCAGGAAAGGGGCCATGAAATGGCAACGGGGAGAAGTCGTGGAAATACTAACAAAGG atgATGGCAGGGTGAAATACAAAGTTAATTTTGAGGAGAGGGGACGGATCCTAGTGTCTGGTCATCACATCGCTTTTGATTGCATGCCAAAGGTGGACCAGCTTTTTGTTGGTTCTCGTGTGGTGGTCAAGTGTCCAGCTGACCAGCCCAAGTTCTGTCCTGGTATCTTAAGCGAGCTCCCCAACAGGAAAAACCgaatgag GTTCCTGATCTTCACTGATGATCACACGCCAGTCTATGTCGGCTTACCTTCTCTGTACCTGGTGTGCAGACCAT TGACGGACCCTTTGGATGATATTTTAGATGACACCCACAAGTCTTTCATGAAGGACTACTTGAATAAGTGGCCTTCCCCACCTCAGATCCAGTACAAGGCTGGACAGATAATTAATGTAGAATTTAATGGAGTCCAGGAGAAGTGTGAGGTGGAGGTAGTTGACTCCAGCCTAATAAAGGTCGTTTTTCAG AAAGATCAACATAAGGAATGGATCTACCGAGGCTCCATACGCTTGGAACACGTGAAGAAATTGAGTAAGAATTTGGAGGCAAAACACAAGGGAAGCAACTAG
- the LOC137123646 gene encoding cortexin domain-containing 1 protein-like, with the protein MDQASPPAVQFEVDVDLGFALFFLFLLCIFLLVTIVRCAQTVVDPYGSISTSTYQEEQIT; encoded by the coding sequence ATGGACCAGGCTTCTCCTCCTGCAGTACAGTTTGAGGTGGACGTGGACTTGGGCTTTgctctcttcttcctttttctgctGTGTATCTTTCTGCTGGTGACAATTGTGCGATGTGCCCAGACGGTGGTGGATCCTTACGGCTCCATCTCCACCTCTACCTACCAGGAAGAGCAGATCACCTAA
- the LOC137123595 gene encoding histone-lysine N-methyltransferase SETDB1-B-like isoform X4, translated as MDWEEVEMSKEELQKWIRDEVQKSKLISPDVLKKCKLLQSILQRREKQAEHLLKLCNSVAACEAVVQKLYSMLGWDFFDTDSDDDDNDDISDYGHSLPPPCDSVHFETQVCCSPATIGPTPPLQKLQDRDNPNSTSGKNCTSSQMRKPVVALTRLPECKIRALLSSAPQNQCSKQDNLSSLDSDMEWELVDESSDLEFPVTSTTTGSNKKRKIDEKSKKHAKSAVEPQASTNTNSSMVKTPTPQARTDSSAKSNGAKTVTPQANRNTNAKSCATKASTPPKSTTEQNPMCIQTALCQFSGETNKKPPPPVPQREISVNMHVLARKGAMKWQRGEVVEILTKDDGRVKYKVNFEERGRILVSGHHIAFDCMPKVDQLFVGSRVVVKCPADQPKFCPGILSELPNRKNRMRFLIFTDDHTPVYVGLPSLYLVCRPLPITLSVSRVSSFLGQ; from the exons ATGGActgggaggaggtggagatgaGCAAAGAGGAGCTCCAAAAATGGATCAGAGATGAGGTACAGAAGAGTAAACTGATCTCCCCAGATGTGTTGAAGAAATGCAAACTGCTGCAGTCTATTCTGCAAAGGAGGGAAAAGCAGGCTGAACACCTCCTGAAGCTTTGCAA CTCTGTGGCAGCCTGTGAAGCAGTTGTACAGAAACTTTACTCTATGCTAGGCTGGGATTTCTTTGACACAGactctgatgatgatgataatgatgatatcAGTGACTATG GACATTCACTTCCACCCCCATGTGACTCTGTTCATTTTGAGACTCAAGTCTGCTGCTCTCCAGCTACTATTGGACCTACTCCTCCGTTACAAAAGCTGCAGGACAGAGATAATCCAAATAGCACCAgtggcaaaaactgtacttCCAGTCAAATGAGAAAACCCGTTGTGGCCTTGACCAGACTGCCTGAATGTAAAATCAGGGCTTTACTTTCATCAGCGCCTCAGAATCAGTGCAGTAAACAGGACAACTTAAGCAGTTTGGATTCTGACATGGAGTGGGAACTAGTAGATGAGTCAAGTGATTTAGAATTTCCTGTCACAAGTACTACaactgggtcaaataagaagagaaaaatagatgaaaagagtaaaaaacatgcaaagagTGCTGTGGAACCCCAAGCAAGCACAAATACTAACAGCAGCATGGTAAAAACACCAACACCTCAAGCTCGTACAGATAGCAGTGCTAAAAGCAACGGAGCAAAAACAGTTACACCTCAAGCCAACAGAAATACCAATGCTAAGAGCTGTGCAACGAAAGCATCAACACCGCCAAAAAGCACCACTG AACAAAACCCTATGTGTATACAAACAGCTCTTTGTCAGTTCTCTGGTGAAACCAACAAGAAACCACCTCCTCCTGTGCCTCAAAGAGAGATTTCTGTGAACATGCATGTCCTGGCCAGGAAAGGGGCCATGAAATGGCAACGGGGAGAAGTCGTGGAAATACTAACAAAGG atgATGGCAGGGTGAAATACAAAGTTAATTTTGAGGAGAGGGGACGGATCCTAGTGTCTGGTCATCACATCGCTTTTGATTGCATGCCAAAGGTGGACCAGCTTTTTGTTGGTTCTCGTGTGGTGGTCAAGTGTCCAGCTGACCAGCCCAAGTTCTGTCCTGGTATCTTAAGCGAGCTCCCCAACAGGAAAAACCgaatgag GTTCCTGATCTTCACTGATGATCACACGCCAGTCTATGTCGGCTTACCTTCTCTGTACCTGGTGTGCAGACCAT TACCTATTACGCTGTCAGTAAGCAGAGTTTCTTCTTTCCTGGGACAGTGA
- the LOC137123595 gene encoding histone-lysine N-methyltransferase SETDB1-B-like isoform X6, which translates to MDWEEVEMSKEELQKWIRDEVQKSKLISPDVLKKCKLLQSILQRREKQAEHLLKLCNSVAACEAVVQKLYSMLGWDFFDTDSDDDDNDDISDYDDGRVKYKVNFEERGRILVSGHHIAFDCMPKVDQLFVGSRVVVKCPADQPKFCPGILSELPNRKNRMRFLIFTDDHTPVYVGLPSLYLVCRPLTDPLDDILDDTHKSFMKDYLNKWPSPPQIQYKAGQIINVEFNGVQEKCEVEVVDSSLIKVVFQKDQHKEWIYRGSIRLEHVKKLSKNLEAKHKGSN; encoded by the exons ATGGActgggaggaggtggagatgaGCAAAGAGGAGCTCCAAAAATGGATCAGAGATGAGGTACAGAAGAGTAAACTGATCTCCCCAGATGTGTTGAAGAAATGCAAACTGCTGCAGTCTATTCTGCAAAGGAGGGAAAAGCAGGCTGAACACCTCCTGAAGCTTTGCAA CTCTGTGGCAGCCTGTGAAGCAGTTGTACAGAAACTTTACTCTATGCTAGGCTGGGATTTCTTTGACACAGactctgatgatgatgataatgatgatatcAGTGACTATG atgATGGCAGGGTGAAATACAAAGTTAATTTTGAGGAGAGGGGACGGATCCTAGTGTCTGGTCATCACATCGCTTTTGATTGCATGCCAAAGGTGGACCAGCTTTTTGTTGGTTCTCGTGTGGTGGTCAAGTGTCCAGCTGACCAGCCCAAGTTCTGTCCTGGTATCTTAAGCGAGCTCCCCAACAGGAAAAACCgaatgag GTTCCTGATCTTCACTGATGATCACACGCCAGTCTATGTCGGCTTACCTTCTCTGTACCTGGTGTGCAGACCAT TGACGGACCCTTTGGATGATATTTTAGATGACACCCACAAGTCTTTCATGAAGGACTACTTGAATAAGTGGCCTTCCCCACCTCAGATCCAGTACAAGGCTGGACAGATAATTAATGTAGAATTTAATGGAGTCCAGGAGAAGTGTGAGGTGGAGGTAGTTGACTCCAGCCTAATAAAGGTCGTTTTTCAG AAAGATCAACATAAGGAATGGATCTACCGAGGCTCCATACGCTTGGAACACGTGAAGAAATTGAGTAAGAATTTGGAGGCAAAACACAAGGGAAGCAACTAG